A window of the Salegentibacter mishustinae genome harbors these coding sequences:
- the rsmG gene encoding 16S rRNA (guanine(527)-N(7))-methyltransferase RsmG: MELIKKYFPDLSDDQYAKFEQLEALYKDWNLKINVVSRKDIDEIYLRHVLHSLGIAKIQKFKPGAEILDVGTGGGFPGIPLAILFPETNFHLVDSIGKKMKVVNEVVEGLKLTNVKTTNARVEEISGTYDFIVSRAVAAMPTFVHWTKGKIAKKSQHELKNGILYLKGGDLTVELRDYPKAEIYELRDYFEEDFFNTKKVVYLPLKYKP; the protein is encoded by the coding sequence TTGGAATTAATAAAGAAATATTTCCCCGATTTATCCGATGACCAATATGCAAAATTTGAACAGTTGGAAGCACTGTACAAAGACTGGAATCTTAAAATTAACGTGGTCTCGCGTAAAGATATTGATGAGATTTATCTAAGGCATGTACTACACTCCCTGGGAATTGCAAAAATTCAAAAGTTTAAACCGGGAGCAGAAATTTTAGATGTGGGAACGGGCGGTGGATTTCCAGGAATTCCACTGGCAATCTTATTTCCTGAAACCAATTTTCATTTAGTGGATTCTATAGGAAAAAAAATGAAAGTGGTAAATGAAGTGGTGGAAGGATTAAAACTCACCAACGTAAAAACTACAAACGCAAGGGTAGAAGAGATTTCTGGAACTTACGATTTTATAGTAAGTAGGGCAGTGGCTGCAATGCCCACTTTTGTGCATTGGACCAAAGGTAAGATCGCTAAAAAAAGTCAACACGAACTCAAAAACGGAATCCTTTACTTAAAAGGCGGCGATCTAACTGTTGAACTTCGTGATTATCCAAAGGCCGAAATTTATGAACTCCGCGATTATTTTGAGGAAGATTTTTTCAATACTAAAAAAGTGGTTTATCTACCATTAAAGTACAAGCCTTAA